A segment of the Desulfocurvibacter africanus subsp. africanus DSM 2603 genome:
GGTGATGATCCTCCGGCGCTGGTTACGTCCGGCCTTATCCGCCGGCGCGCCGAGGAGGATATCCCTAACTTGCTCAAAGCCCTGCACTCTCGCGGCTACTACAAGGCGGAGATGCAGGTGGAGGTCAGCGAGGGCAAGCCGCCGCTCGACGTTAATTATACCGTGATCCCTGGCCCGCGCTTCACGCTTGCCCAGGTGCGCATTTTGGTCGACGCCGAACCGGAGTACAAGGCGGGGCTACCCTCGCCCCAGGAGCTCGGCATGGAGATCGGCCAGGGCTTCAGAAGCGAATGGGTGCCCGAGGCCCAGAAACGTATCCGGCAGGCCCTGGCCAGCCAAGGGTATCCTTTTGCCGAAGCGGCCTACGAGGCTGTGGCCGATTTCGCCTCGAACAGCATGCATATCACTTTCACGGTCCAGCCGGGGCCGTTCGCCCGCTTCGGGGAAACGGCCATAGCCATGCCCGAGGGCCTTGACCTCTCGCCCGATTACGTCCGCAGCAAGCTGCCCTGGAAGCCCGGTGAAGCCTTCGACGCACAGGCCTTGGCCCAGGCTCGAAACAACCTGTTGGGCACGGGCCTGTTCTCCTACGCCCAGTTCGCTTATCCCGAGCAGGTCGGCGAGAATGAAGAGCTGCCTCTGCGGCTGGAGTTGCGCGAACGCCCGCCAAGGACCGTGCGGGCGGGCGGGACCTATTCCACGGACCTGGGGCCCGGCGTGGAATTGGGCTGGGAACACCGCAATCTGCTGGGCGAGGGTGAGAGCCTGTCCGTTGGACTGGAAGCCAACTTCGTCAACAGGATTCTGGAATCGACCTACCGCGAGCCATTCTTCCTTTTCCGGGAGAATCAGAGCCTGATCCTCACGGCCAGAGCCGCTGACGAGCAACCCGAAGCCTATCGCAGCCAGAGCATTGACCTCTCGGGCGTGGTCGAGCGATACATATTCCGGCGCACGCGCATTGCCGGCGGCCTCGGTTTCACCCTGCTCAATGTGGACGATCCCATCAGCGATCAGGACAACTACGCCCTGTTCTATCTGCCCTTGCTCATCGCGCGCGACACTCGCGATAATATCCTGGACCCTGGCGGCGGCTCGCTTTTAAGCGCCGATGGCGCCCCTTATTATGAGGTTTTCGGCGAGAGCAACTGGTTCTTCAAGTATACCACCAATGCCCAGTTCTACTGGTCCCTTATGGACGAGAAGCGGCTCATCCTGGCCACGCGGGCGCGTTTCGGCCAAATACCGGGCCAGGAGCTGTCCACCGTGCCGGCCACCATCCGGTTTTACGCAGGCGGCGGCGGTTCCGTGCGCGGCTATGAGTACAAGACCCTGAGCACCCTGGTTGACGGCGATCCGGTGGGCGGCCGCTCCCTGCTGGAAACCTCGGCGGAGTTGCGCTGGAGATTCCTCGACGACTGGGGCCTGGTGACCTTCCTGGATGGCGGTCGGGCCTATACGGATATTGTACCCGATTTCAAGGAGACCTATTTCTGGGGAACAGGCCTTGGCGTACGCTACTATACTGATTTCGGGCCCATACGCGCCGATTTGGCCTTCCCCCTCAACCGGCGAGAGGAATTCGATTCGCACTTCCAGTTCTACATCAGCATCGGGCAATCCTTCTGAGCCATGCGCATGGCTGTGCTGAAACGCTTTGCCTTATGGACAGGAGGCCTGTTGCTTGGCTTGGCCTTCCTGCTGACGCTGGCCGTCGGCGGGGCCATGGTCTGGCTGCGCTCCGAATCCGGCCGCGCCTGGTTGGCGGACAAGGTCGCCGAGCTAACGGCGGACTCGGACACGGCCCGCGTGACCGTACGCGGCCTGGGGCCTGGGCTGCCCTGGCGCATCTCCATCGACGAACTGCTGGTGGCCGATCGGCAAGGCGTCTGGCTGCGCATCGAGAACCTGCTCGTGCGCCTGTCGCCCGCCGACCTCCTGCGGCAAGCCCTGCGCTTCGAGGTGATCTCCGCCAGCGAGCTGGCGCTGCAGCGTATACCCGAAAGCCCGGAGGAGCCTGAAGAGGACAAGGAGCCGTTCTCCTTTTCCGACCTGCCCGAAATCCGCGTGGAGGAATTGGACGTTGCCCGCGTTCTGCTCGGCCCCGAATTGGCGGGCCAGGCCGCGGCGTATTCCCTGCACGGCAAGCTGGCCACCAGCCAGGGGGTGACCACGGCCGCCCTGGAAGCCCGAAATCTGGAGCGGGCCAAGGACGCGCTTGTTCTGGACGGCCGTTTCGACCAGCCCGCGAGCACGCTCTCGCTGGTGCTACAGCTTGACGAGGCCTCGGGCGGCTTCCTGGGCAGGCTGTTGGACCTGCCGGGAAAACCGGACCTGCGCCTGGCCCTGCGTGGTGACGGCCCCCTGGCGGACTGGAGCGGTGCCCTGGACGCCTCGGCCGGCGATCTCTTCGGGCTGGAAAGCACCCTGACCCTCTCGGCGCAGGAGCCGTACCGCATCGATCTGCAAGGGAACCTGCACTTGGCCAAGGGCCTGCTGCCCGCAGAAGCGGCGGATATTCTGGGCACCGAAGCCGAATTCCGACTGGTAGGCCGCAACGAGAGCGGCATTGTCGACTTCACGGGCAGCGGCTTCCGCGCCCAGGGGCTGCGTGCCAAGCTGCAAGGTCGGCTGAATCCGGAACAGCGGAACGTGGATCTGAGGGTTGAAGCTTTCGCGCCAGGATTGACCAGTTTGGCCCAACGGCAAGGGCTGCAACTGGAACAAACGGCCCCGATCCAAATACACGTCCAAGGCCCGCTGGAAAAGCCGGACGTCCGGCTGGAAACGCAGGTGCAATCCCTGCAGGCTGGCGAGGTTCGGCTCAAGGGCGCGAACCTCGTGCTCTCGGCCAACCGCCAGGAGCAGGAGTCAGGGCCGGGGGGCCTCGAGGCCAACCTGGAATTGTCCTTGGACACTCTGGCCCTGCCCGGCGGATTCGATTTTCGTCCACTGCGCCTGGAGGCAGCGGCGTTCACGCCCGACTTCAAGCAAATCCGGCTTTCCCGGCTTGCGGTGCAGAGCCCAGGCTTGTCCCTGCGCGGCTCTGGCCAAGCCGATATGGATGGATCACAGGGCACGGCCGATCTCGCGCTCACGGTCGAGAACCTGTCGCGCTTCGCGCAGTTGTCCGGCATGCCCCTCAAAGGCGGCGCCCGACTTGCGGCCCAAGTGGCCCTGGCGAAAAATGGCGTACTCACGGCCGTGCTCCAGGGCGCAACAGCCAATCTCGCGGGGTTGCCCGAGCCCTTGCAGAGCCTGAGCGGCCCACAAGTGGGCCTGAACGCCAGGCTGGCCTACGGTGGTCGGGAGATTGGCCTGAACTCGCTACGCGTGACAGGCCGAGAGCTGGATCTGGAGGCGCATGGCGGCACGGACTTGCAGGACGAAACCTTCGCCCTGGTCCTTTCGGCTCGCGTGCCGGAGCTGACCGCGGCGGCCAAGGCCGCCGGGCTGGAAGCACAAGGCAGCCTCGCCGCCAATGGCCACCTCAAGGGCCGTTTTTCGCAGTTCGAGGCAGGGCTCAACGTAACTTCGCAGCGGCTCGCAGTGCAGGGCCAGTCCATCTCCAACCTGCGCCTGACCGCCGACGCCCACGGACTGCCCGAGCTGGCGCAAATGCGCTTGAGCTTGGGCGCGGACACGCCCCAGGGTCGCCTGGATGCCGCGATGCAGGCCTCATACAACCCGGAGCAGAGCCTGGCCCGATTGCGGGACGCGCGCGTGAGCCTGCCAGGCCTGAACGTGACAAGCCCAGAGCTGACAATGCGCACTGACTCCGGACTGCTTAGCGGAAACTTGCAAGGCAAATTGGAATCCCTGCAATTCGTCTCCGCGCTCCTGAGCACGCCCCCGGGTCGCCTGGATGCCAAGGGGGCTTTCTCGCTACGCTTCGATGCCAAGCAGGGGAAGCAAGCCGCCAACCTGCAGGGAGATTTCACGGGACTGGCGGTGAATGAAATCCAGGTTCAGGAAATGCATTTCCAGGCCAGCCTGGGCGATCTGTTCGGCACTCCCCAAGGCCGAGCCGATATCGACATCCAGAAAATCGAACAGGGCGAGATGCTTGTGGATTCGGTCAACCTTGCCGCGCGAGGCGATCTGAAGCGACTCACTTTCTCGGCCCGCACGCAGGGCGAATTCGTTCATCCCTTCACGGCCAGGCTGCAAGGCTTGTTCGAGCATGCTCCCGACGGCTGGAGCGCCATCCTCCAGTCGCTGCGGGCCAACGTGGCTGACACGCCCATTATCTTGCGCGCTCCGGCGCGTCTTTCCAGCCAGGGCCAGGGCCAGGAGCAGAGCTATGCGCTGAGCGACCTCAGCCTGGGCGTTGCCGAGGGAACCATTTCAGCTCAAGGCGCTTTCGGCGCGAATGAGGTAAGCGGCAGATTACGCATCGAATCTTTTCCGGCGAAGCTGTTGCCCTTTGTTGTGCCCAAACCAGTGTCCGGCAACCTCAGAGCCGAGCTGAACCTGGAAGGGACGCCCCAGGACCCGCGCCTGAATCTGGACCTGCGCGTGCGCGAGGTGCGCTTTCCGGGAATGGAGCAGGCCCCTGCGGTCGGGCTGAACGCTCAGACCTCCTATGCCCAAGGCCGAGTACAGGCCCAGGCGCGGCTGCTGGGCGGCAATGGCATGTCCGGAAACATACGCGCCGCCTTGCCGGTCCGGTTATCCCTGCAACCGTTTGCTTTCGATGCGCCTCAGGATGGCGCGCTCACGGGCGCCATGGACGCCAAGCTGGATCTGACCCTGCTGCCACCCCTGCTCCAATGGGACGACCAGCTCCTGGCAGGCACGGCCACGGCTGATATGAATCTGTCCGGAACGCTGGGCGAGCCGAGGCTCGACGGCACGCTGCGCATGCCGGACGGACGCTACCAGAACCTGACCAGCGGCACGGTGCTGGATAAGGTGCGACTTGTAGCCAGGGCTTCCGGCCAAACCATAACGCTTGAGCAGCTCACAGCCACGGACGGCGATGGAGGGCGCATCAAAGCCAACGGCTCGGCCGATCTTTCAGGACAAGTCAGCTACGAGTTGAAGGCGGATCTGCGTCACGCGACCATGGTGCGCATGCGCGAGGTGACCAGCACGGCCAGCGGTGAGGTTTCGTTGCGCGGCAACCTGGACGAGACGACCCTCGGCGGCCGTTTGACCTTGGAACGCACAAGTGTGAGCGTACCCGAGAGCCAGTCGACCGACATCGTGGACATAGAGGTCAAACGTATCAATGTACCCGAGGCGCTACAGGAACGGATTGAAGCACAAACGAGCACCGGCGCCGGCGATAGCGCCATGGTCATGAATCTGAACATGGCCATCGCCATCCCGAACCAATTCTACGTGCGCGGCCGCGGACTGGACGCCGAGTTCAGCGGCAACCTGCAGGTAGGCGGGACCACGAAGAGTCCAAAGCTGCTCGGATCGCTGGACCTGGTACGCGGCCGCTTCACTATCCTGAGTGCGACCCTGACCCTGCGCGAGGGCGTAATCACATTCACGGGCGTCGCCCCGCCCGATCCGCAATTCAACGTGCTGGCCACTTCCACGGCCAACGACATCGAAGCCAGGGTGCGTGTGACCGGCTCGGCCGATAACCTCCAGCTCGCTTTCTCTTCCGACCCGCCGTTGCCCGAGGACGAAGTGCTCTCCAGATTGCTCTTCGGTAAATCAGTGGGCAGCCTTACGCCCCTGCAAGCCATTCAACTGGCCCAGGCCGTGCAACAGATCAGGGGCGGGGGCGGAGGCCCGGACATCCAGGGCGGATTCCGGCGTTTCCTGGGATTGGACGAATTGACGGTGGGCGAAGCCGACGCCTCGACTGGCGGCGGCTATACGTTGGAAGCGGGCAAGTACATTACGGATGACGTATACCTGCGCCTCGACAAGGGCATCACCAGCGAGGAGGACAAGGTAGGCGTCGTCATAGAGCTCACCCCTTCCATCAACCTGGAGAGCGAGGCCGGAACCACCTCGGGCATGGGCGTGGGCCTGTTCTGGAAAAAGGACTACTAGAGCAGATTGCTTTTAAGACGCCCGCTCCGGCGTTGACGGCGCAAGTGAATTGCGCCTACGCCGGAGCTCGCGGCAAGCCATGCCGACGCACGGCTTGCAGAGCATTTTCAAAAGCAAAATGCTCAAAATTTTCTCAGGCGAAGCGACGCAACACGTCCAACAGCGCGCCGATGCGGAAGGGCCGGTACACCACGGCAGCCAGGCGCTCGCGAAAAGTCTCGACCTGCGGGCTGCCTTCGAATCCGTCCAGCAAGACAACGGGCCTGCCGCTGGAGTGCTCCAGGATGTCACCCAGATCCAAGGGTTCGTTGTCACCATCCGAGACCAGCAGGAGGTCCGCCGCCTCGGCGCTGCGCCCCGCCTCCTGCCGCGTGGCATAGCCGCCCACGGCGCGGAAGCCGGCATCCTTGGCCAATTCCATGAGCACATCCCGCATGTACGGGTCCGGACAGATAACCAGCAAACCCTTCACGGATTCGACCTGCACGTCGTCCTCATGGGTCGACGGCTGGATCGACGGCTCCACGGGTGCGGGCTTGTCAGCGGCGGCATGCGACGATCGCGCGGCCGGCGCGGGTTCCATGCCGGTTTCCAAGCCCTCCAGGGACTCGACAGCCAAGGTCGGCGGCGTTGCATAACGGTTGGCGATAATGCGCAGGGCTCGACTGACCTTCTCCAGATCCTCGACAAGCGGTTCGGCCTGGGCCGATCCGCGCACCCTGGCCAGCATGGCTTCCAACAGCCGCAGGTCGTGGGTCAGCCGCGTGCGGTCCACGCCGACGGCGCCCAGGGAGGGCGGGGACTCGGCGATGGCCGCTTCGCTCACGCGCGGCTTCTGCTGCAGATGGATGACGGACTGATCCCAGAAGTCGCGCACGCCGCTGCGGATCGCGCCGCCTTCCTCGAAATCCGCATCCAGAATCCTGGCCGCGTTCAGGAAGGCCAAAGACGCGGGCGAGTTCGGGCTCGTCTCCAGCACCGGCTGCCGCAGGGCCGCCGAACGCGGAAGATTGCCGTCCAAGGGCACAGCGCCCAACGGTCGACAGGTAACGGACAGATAGCGGCGCGTGGTTTCGTTGAAGCGCTCGAACACCGTACGCGCATGATGTCGGTCGCGGCAGCGGTTGAGCAGAACCAAAGGCTGCCGCCACAGGCCATTTTCCTTGAGCACCTTGATGAAGGCGTAGGCGTCGGTAACCGAAGCAGCCTCGGGATTGACCACCATGACGATGTCATCCGAGGACAGGCAGATGGACATGACCTGAGCCGCTATGCCCGGCGAATTATCGATGATCAGGTAATCGTAGCTGTTGAGCTTGGAAAACTCACGGGTCAGTAAGGAGCGGCGTTCGCGGTCCAACTCGGCCATGCGCGTGACGCCCGAGCTGCCGGAGATGACATCCACGTTCCGCCCGGCAGGGACCAAGGCCTGCTCCATGGGCAGACCCGCGAAGAGCACGTCCTCCAGTGTCTTTTCCGGCCGGATGCCCAGGTAGATATCGACGTTGGAAAGGCCCAGGTCGGCATCCAGCAGACAGACCTTGCGGCCTGCACGGGCCAAGGCCCAGGCCAGGTTCACGGCCACGCTGGTCTTGCCAACGCCGCCTTTGCCGCTGGCCACGGAAACGATCCTGGCCGCGCCGCGGCGCGTCGCTTCGGGCCGCGCATCGGTTCCAGTCATAGCGTATCCCAGATGGTTGAAGATCGCCGGATTTGCCGATGCAACCAACCGGCATGTGCAAGGAGTGAGAATCTATCCTGAATGGATAATGTGCGCAACGCCGGACCAGCGCCATGCACCTTCCTTTCCAGATGGCTTACAATCCGGGATACCTACCCGATTTTATTCAAGGCCTCCCCTTCGGTCGCTACAACCGGGATAATGGCCACGAAGCCGGAAAGATCAAAAACCTCACGGATGTAATCGCGCATGCAGCACAGGGCCAGCCCTCCGCCCGCGGTCTTGAGTTCCCTGGCGGCCTTGAGCAGCACCCGCAGCCCTGCGCTGGAGATGTATTCCAGGCTTTCAAAATTCACGGCGATACGCTTTTCGCCACCGCTTATCGCGGCCATGAGTCGCTCCTCGAAACGCGGGGCCGTGGCGGAGTCAAGCCTGCCGGACACGCGAATGACCAGCCTGCCATTCTCCTTGCGGTCTTCCATGTCCATCGCTTTCTCCCTTCCTGTCCTTGGCCGAACCGGATCGACGGCTCAGCCGCAGCTTGGTTTTGCTTTCTTGACCAAAGTAATGCGGTTACGATCTCCGATGCGCTCGTAGCACATGGCGTCCGTCAAGTTGCGCACGAGGTGGATGCCCAGCCCGCCGATGCAGCGTTCATCGAGGGAACACAGCAGGTCCGGCGCTTCCGCCTGACACGGGTCGAAGGCTTGGCCGTCGT
Coding sequences within it:
- a CDS encoding STAS domain-containing protein — encoded protein: MDMEDRKENGRLVIRVSGRLDSATAPRFEERLMAAISGGEKRIAVNFESLEYISSAGLRVLLKAARELKTAGGGLALCCMRDYIREVFDLSGFVAIIPVVATEGEALNKIG
- a CDS encoding MinD/ParA family protein, encoding MTGTDARPEATRRGAARIVSVASGKGGVGKTSVAVNLAWALARAGRKVCLLDADLGLSNVDIYLGIRPEKTLEDVLFAGLPMEQALVPAGRNVDVISGSSGVTRMAELDRERRSLLTREFSKLNSYDYLIIDNSPGIAAQVMSICLSSDDIVMVVNPEAASVTDAYAFIKVLKENGLWRQPLVLLNRCRDRHHARTVFERFNETTRRYLSVTCRPLGAVPLDGNLPRSAALRQPVLETSPNSPASLAFLNAARILDADFEEGGAIRSGVRDFWDQSVIHLQQKPRVSEAAIAESPPSLGAVGVDRTRLTHDLRLLEAMLARVRGSAQAEPLVEDLEKVSRALRIIANRYATPPTLAVESLEGLETGMEPAPAARSSHAAADKPAPVEPSIQPSTHEDDVQVESVKGLLVICPDPYMRDVLMELAKDAGFRAVGGYATRQEAGRSAEAADLLLVSDGDNEPLDLGDILEHSSGRPVVLLDGFEGSPQVETFRERLAAVVYRPFRIGALLDVLRRFA
- a CDS encoding translocation/assembly module TamB domain-containing protein; this encodes MAVLKRFALWTGGLLLGLAFLLTLAVGGAMVWLRSESGRAWLADKVAELTADSDTARVTVRGLGPGLPWRISIDELLVADRQGVWLRIENLLVRLSPADLLRQALRFEVISASELALQRIPESPEEPEEDKEPFSFSDLPEIRVEELDVARVLLGPELAGQAAAYSLHGKLATSQGVTTAALEARNLERAKDALVLDGRFDQPASTLSLVLQLDEASGGFLGRLLDLPGKPDLRLALRGDGPLADWSGALDASAGDLFGLESTLTLSAQEPYRIDLQGNLHLAKGLLPAEAADILGTEAEFRLVGRNESGIVDFTGSGFRAQGLRAKLQGRLNPEQRNVDLRVEAFAPGLTSLAQRQGLQLEQTAPIQIHVQGPLEKPDVRLETQVQSLQAGEVRLKGANLVLSANRQEQESGPGGLEANLELSLDTLALPGGFDFRPLRLEAAAFTPDFKQIRLSRLAVQSPGLSLRGSGQADMDGSQGTADLALTVENLSRFAQLSGMPLKGGARLAAQVALAKNGVLTAVLQGATANLAGLPEPLQSLSGPQVGLNARLAYGGREIGLNSLRVTGRELDLEAHGGTDLQDETFALVLSARVPELTAAAKAAGLEAQGSLAANGHLKGRFSQFEAGLNVTSQRLAVQGQSISNLRLTADAHGLPELAQMRLSLGADTPQGRLDAAMQASYNPEQSLARLRDARVSLPGLNVTSPELTMRTDSGLLSGNLQGKLESLQFVSALLSTPPGRLDAKGAFSLRFDAKQGKQAANLQGDFTGLAVNEIQVQEMHFQASLGDLFGTPQGRADIDIQKIEQGEMLVDSVNLAARGDLKRLTFSARTQGEFVHPFTARLQGLFEHAPDGWSAILQSLRANVADTPIILRAPARLSSQGQGQEQSYALSDLSLGVAEGTISAQGAFGANEVSGRLRIESFPAKLLPFVVPKPVSGNLRAELNLEGTPQDPRLNLDLRVREVRFPGMEQAPAVGLNAQTSYAQGRVQAQARLLGGNGMSGNIRAALPVRLSLQPFAFDAPQDGALTGAMDAKLDLTLLPPLLQWDDQLLAGTATADMNLSGTLGEPRLDGTLRMPDGRYQNLTSGTVLDKVRLVARASGQTITLEQLTATDGDGGRIKANGSADLSGQVSYELKADLRHATMVRMREVTSTASGEVSLRGNLDETTLGGRLTLERTSVSVPESQSTDIVDIEVKRINVPEALQERIEAQTSTGAGDSAMVMNLNMAIAIPNQFYVRGRGLDAEFSGNLQVGGTTKSPKLLGSLDLVRGRFTILSATLTLREGVITFTGVAPPDPQFNVLATSTANDIEARVRVTGSADNLQLAFSSDPPLPEDEVLSRLLFGKSVGSLTPLQAIQLAQAVQQIRGGGGGPDIQGGFRRFLGLDELTVGEADASTGGGYTLEAGKYITDDVYLRLDKGITSEEDKVGVVIELTPSINLESEAGTTSGMGVGLFWKKDY
- a CDS encoding autotransporter assembly complex protein TamA, which produces MAKVLILALTLAGCAKELAQDLGLARSDEPGGIPYEVKITGAPDEEMEELLLLVSALAGDDPPALVTSGLIRRRAEEDIPNLLKALHSRGYYKAEMQVEVSEGKPPLDVNYTVIPGPRFTLAQVRILVDAEPEYKAGLPSPQELGMEIGQGFRSEWVPEAQKRIRQALASQGYPFAEAAYEAVADFASNSMHITFTVQPGPFARFGETAIAMPEGLDLSPDYVRSKLPWKPGEAFDAQALAQARNNLLGTGLFSYAQFAYPEQVGENEELPLRLELRERPPRTVRAGGTYSTDLGPGVELGWEHRNLLGEGESLSVGLEANFVNRILESTYREPFFLFRENQSLILTARAADEQPEAYRSQSIDLSGVVERYIFRRTRIAGGLGFTLLNVDDPISDQDNYALFYLPLLIARDTRDNILDPGGGSLLSADGAPYYEVFGESNWFFKYTTNAQFYWSLMDEKRLILATRARFGQIPGQELSTVPATIRFYAGGGGSVRGYEYKTLSTLVDGDPVGGRSLLETSAELRWRFLDDWGLVTFLDGGRAYTDIVPDFKETYFWGTGLGVRYYTDFGPIRADLAFPLNRREEFDSHFQFYISIGQSF